One Solibacillus sp. R5-41 DNA segment encodes these proteins:
- the qoxA gene encoding cytochrome aa3 quinol oxidase subunit II produces MKVNMKGTLLSIMGLGAVLLAGCNDKLAVLDPKGPQAQRQADDTMLLIYIMSGVVITVFAMLVYMLIKYRASKQSPDYEPPHIEGNWLVETIMIGIPVIIVIFLSVVSVKSNYIVENVPQGYEDQEPLVIYASSSDWKWHFSYPEQDVETVNYLYIPANRPIEFRLYSYGPITSFWIPQLGGQKYAMSDMVTTLNLAADAPGEFWGRNANFSGRGTAENTFITTAMTQTEFDEWVDEVHATAEPITEDKFEELLEPGHLGRSTYTGTHLEFSPAPHHNHGSSDENQSGEEHEEHEEHEEHSNK; encoded by the coding sequence ATGAAAGTAAATATGAAGGGAACATTACTCTCTATCATGGGACTAGGTGCAGTATTATTAGCAGGCTGTAATGATAAATTAGCAGTCCTTGATCCTAAAGGTCCTCAAGCACAAAGACAAGCCGATGATACGATGTTATTAATTTACATTATGTCTGGCGTTGTTATTACCGTTTTTGCAATGTTGGTATATATGTTAATTAAATACCGTGCGTCAAAACAAAGTCCAGATTATGAACCACCACATATCGAGGGTAACTGGCTTGTAGAAACAATTATGATTGGTATTCCTGTAATTATCGTTATTTTCTTATCAGTTGTATCTGTTAAGAGTAACTATATCGTTGAGAACGTACCACAAGGATATGAAGATCAGGAACCACTTGTAATTTATGCTTCATCATCAGACTGGAAATGGCACTTCAGTTATCCAGAACAAGATGTTGAGACGGTAAACTATTTATACATTCCTGCAAATCGTCCAATTGAATTTAGATTATATTCTTACGGTCCGATTACAAGTTTCTGGATTCCACAACTAGGTGGTCAGAAATATGCCATGTCAGACATGGTTACAACATTAAATTTAGCAGCAGATGCTCCAGGCGAATTCTGGGGACGTAATGCAAACTTCAGTGGTCGTGGGACAGCAGAAAATACATTTATTACAACTGCCATGACACAAACTGAGTTTGATGAGTGGGTAGATGAAGTACATGCTACTGCTGAACCAATTACAGAAGACAAGTTTGAAGAGTTGTTAGAGCCAGGTCACCTTGGTCGCTCAACTTATACTGGTACACACTTAGAGTTCTCACCAGCTCCGCATCATAATCACGGTTCATCAGATGAAAATCAATCTGGCGAAGAGCATGAAGAGCACGAAGAGCATGAAGAACATTCGAATAAGTAA
- a CDS encoding RNA methyltransferase, with protein MKRIESTQNALVKHWKKLLTQRKEREKSGEYIVEGFHLVEEALKHKDQITQIIVRDGVDLPLLWEIDDVVLVEVNDAVAKEIAETENSQGVFAHCTQREVSEDEKYDWRKVLLVDAVQDPGNIGTMIRTADAAGIDAVVLGKGCVDAFNPKTLRSAQGSHFHIPVVRGDLMEWIENLQQDGVRVYGTSLEEAVSYKDVEPSEAFALLLGNEGSGISPQLLAKTDQNVIIPILGGAESLNVAVAAGILLYAFVK; from the coding sequence ATGAAACGAATTGAATCAACTCAAAATGCGCTCGTAAAGCATTGGAAAAAGCTACTAACACAACGTAAAGAACGTGAAAAATCAGGCGAGTATATCGTAGAAGGTTTTCATTTAGTAGAAGAAGCATTAAAACATAAAGATCAAATTACGCAAATTATCGTTCGTGACGGCGTAGATTTACCGTTACTATGGGAAATTGATGATGTTGTGCTTGTAGAAGTAAATGATGCCGTAGCAAAGGAAATTGCCGAAACTGAAAATTCACAAGGTGTGTTTGCTCATTGTACGCAACGTGAAGTGTCAGAAGACGAAAAGTACGATTGGCGCAAAGTACTGCTAGTCGATGCGGTACAAGATCCAGGGAATATTGGTACAATGATTCGAACGGCTGATGCAGCAGGAATTGACGCGGTCGTATTAGGAAAAGGCTGTGTGGATGCTTTCAATCCAAAAACACTGCGCTCTGCACAAGGTTCACATTTCCACATCCCTGTTGTACGTGGCGATTTAATGGAATGGATTGAAAACCTTCAGCAAGATGGTGTTCGCGTATATGGTACATCGCTTGAAGAAGCTGTTTCGTATAAGGACGTTGAGCCAAGTGAAGCCTTTGCATTACTTTTAGGTAATGAAGGCAGTGGGATAAGCCCGCAATTGCTTGCCAAAACAGATCAAAATGTTATTATCCCCATTTTAGGCGGCGCAGAGTCATTAAATGTAGCAGTAGCAGCGGGAATATTATTGTATGCTTTTGTGAAATAA
- the sspI gene encoding small acid-soluble spore protein SspI gives MDFQIRQAITANVTNQQPQEFSDIVNDAISRGEEHLLPGLGVFLEKWWSAANENERNEFSQKLAAQFAS, from the coding sequence ATGGATTTTCAAATTCGACAAGCCATTACGGCAAACGTTACAAATCAACAGCCACAGGAGTTTAGCGACATTGTAAACGATGCGATTTCACGTGGAGAGGAGCATCTGCTACCAGGTCTCGGTGTCTTTTTAGAGAAATGGTGGAGTGCAGCAAATGAAAATGAAAGAAATGAATTTTCCCAAAAGTTAGCTGCCCAATTCGCATCTTAA
- a CDS encoding helix-turn-helix domain-containing protein, translating into MYFSSKIKEERQKHNLSQQQLGEKLNISRQSISKWERGESYPSIELLIKISDLFEITLDELVKQDNSLKEKIIKDSQQLAYPRWKLFFDILLTIGFFIILAKIFVVIGNKFFDLNIAFLQGSLLFQIGPFFMSIIGAIGSESLAKKYK; encoded by the coding sequence ATGTATTTTTCTTCAAAAATAAAAGAAGAACGTCAGAAGCATAATTTGTCACAACAACAGCTTGGAGAAAAACTTAATATTAGTAGACAATCTATTTCCAAATGGGAACGTGGAGAAAGTTACCCTAGTATTGAATTACTAATAAAGATAAGTGACCTATTTGAAATTACTCTGGACGAATTAGTAAAGCAGGATAATTCTTTAAAAGAGAAAATCATAAAAGATAGCCAACAATTAGCCTATCCAAGATGGAAATTATTTTTTGATATTCTTCTAACAATTGGTTTTTTTATCATACTAGCTAAGATATTCGTTGTTATAGGTAATAAGTTTTTTGATTTAAATATCGCGTTCTTACAGGGGTCTCTGTTATTTCAAATTGGACCGTTTTTTATGTCTATCATTGGAGCGATTGGCAGCGAATCTCTAGCCAAAAAATACAAATAA
- a CDS encoding HAD family hydrolase codes for MLFDLDDTLLDRDNAVEKMFFVILNKFYEDVKHSEINRMLEKFKEYDNRSYGDNDKIKVLESFFNEFPPQCRLPRHGIQDFWNNHFPNCFSINQETINIIKAIQMHVKVAIITNGSTQRQKAKIINTKLNRCFEIIIISEEVGFSKPDKRIFEWALNKLNVQPEATLFVGDDLEKDIGGCQNANIKGIWFNPHMIKNDTEIKPYDEINSFDGLLSYLT; via the coding sequence ATGCTATTTGATTTAGATGATACTTTGCTTGATAGGGATAATGCCGTGGAGAAAATGTTTTTTGTTATATTAAATAAATTTTATGAGGATGTTAAACACTCTGAAATAAACAGAATGCTTGAAAAGTTCAAGGAATATGACAATAGAAGCTATGGAGATAATGATAAAATAAAAGTTCTTGAGTCATTTTTTAATGAATTCCCACCCCAATGTAGATTACCACGCCACGGCATTCAAGATTTTTGGAATAATCATTTTCCGAATTGTTTTTCGATAAACCAAGAAACTATAAATATCATCAAAGCGATACAAATGCATGTTAAAGTTGCGATTATTACAAACGGCTCAACTCAGAGACAAAAAGCTAAAATAATTAACACTAAATTAAATAGATGTTTTGAAATAATCATTATTTCTGAAGAAGTGGGATTTAGTAAACCTGACAAGCGCATATTTGAATGGGCATTAAATAAGCTTAATGTGCAACCGGAAGCCACATTATTCGTTGGAGATGATTTAGAAAAGGATATTGGTGGCTGCCAAAATGCAAATATAAAGGGCATATGGTTCAATCCTCATATGATCAAGAATGATACGGAAATAAAACCGTATGACGAGATCAATTCTTTTGATGGATTATTAAGTTATCTTACATAG
- a CDS encoding VOC family protein, protein MKTNVIQKIGQIGVPIKNIENAIEFYKDALGLPLLFSTDSMAFFECNGQRLLLSLPEKKEFATSSSVIYFQVEDIKIAYEELIEKGVPFIDQPHVVAKMENTETWMTFFNDTEGNTHALICEVQI, encoded by the coding sequence ATGAAAACTAATGTAATTCAAAAAATTGGACAAATCGGAGTGCCAATAAAAAATATAGAAAATGCCATTGAATTTTATAAAGATGCATTGGGGTTACCGCTTCTTTTTAGCACTGACAGTATGGCATTTTTTGAATGTAATGGGCAACGCCTTCTACTTTCCCTTCCAGAAAAAAAGGAATTTGCCACTTCAAGTTCGGTTATTTATTTTCAAGTAGAAGATATAAAAATCGCCTACGAAGAATTGATTGAAAAGGGAGTTCCCTTTATCGATCAACCACACGTCGTTGCAAAAATGGAGAATACAGAAACGTGGATGACTTTCTTTAATGATACTGAAGGTAATACACATGCTTTAATCTGTGAAGTACAAATTTAG
- a CDS encoding GNAT family N-acetyltransferase — MQLLIENMNGEIAKEVLSWEYDKPYDFYNNELTDEAMKELLDGSYNALVNNNQELIGFFCTGNNAQVPVGKKLGVYSAKSIDMGLGMNPKYVGKGSGFEFCSFIMRYIEKNYQSTPIRLTVAKFNQRAIHLYEKLGFVKKDEFSTDFAEFMTMVKEFE; from the coding sequence ATGCAATTACTTATTGAAAATATGAATGGAGAAATAGCCAAAGAGGTACTAAGCTGGGAATATGATAAACCATATGATTTCTACAATAATGAATTAACGGATGAAGCGATGAAGGAACTACTTGATGGTTCATATAATGCACTTGTTAATAATAATCAAGAATTAATTGGATTTTTTTGCACTGGTAACAATGCGCAAGTTCCTGTTGGGAAAAAGCTTGGTGTTTATTCAGCTAAATCAATTGATATGGGACTAGGCATGAACCCTAAATATGTAGGCAAAGGGAGCGGTTTTGAATTTTGCTCTTTTATTATGCGTTATATCGAAAAGAACTATCAAAGTACGCCAATTAGACTGACTGTAGCAAAGTTCAATCAAAGAGCGATCCATCTATATGAAAAGCTTGGTTTTGTTAAGAAAGATGAATTTAGCACCGATTTTGCAGAATTTATGACTATGGTCAAAGAGTTTGAATAG
- a CDS encoding DNA topology modulation protein: MKKIILIGSGGAGKSTLARKLGESLKIDVYHLDSLFWKPNWVDVTKDDQRKIQQDIVKKEEWIIDGNYGGTMDIRINAADTIIFLDIHRTICVYRAFKRMLQYRNKTRPDMGEGCEERIDLNFLKWIWDYPKTKRPEILNKLRQFSNSKNVILLKSPKEIQRFLDNMQ, from the coding sequence ATGAAAAAAATCATACTCATTGGTTCTGGGGGAGCAGGGAAATCCACATTAGCAAGGAAATTGGGGGAAAGTTTAAAAATAGATGTTTATCATCTAGATTCGTTATTTTGGAAACCTAATTGGGTTGACGTTACCAAAGACGATCAAAGAAAAATTCAGCAAGATATTGTAAAAAAAGAAGAATGGATTATTGATGGAAACTATGGCGGAACGATGGATATACGAATTAATGCAGCTGACACTATTATTTTTCTGGATATTCATAGAACGATCTGTGTGTATCGTGCTTTCAAAAGAATGTTGCAATATCGCAATAAAACAAGACCAGATATGGGGGAAGGCTGCGAAGAAAGAATTGACTTAAATTTTTTAAAATGGATATGGGATTATCCAAAAACTAAAAGGCCAGAAATTCTAAATAAACTTAGACAATTCTCTAATAGTAAGAACGTTATTCTATTAAAATCACCAAAAGAAATACAACGATTTTTAGATAATATGCAGTAA
- the argF gene encoding ornithine carbamoyltransferase yields MKLLEEIQLKPVESLKGKDLLTLLDYTSEEVQDLIKLATQLKTITKAGKCPRLLEGKTLGMIFEKSSTRTRVSFEVGMQQLGGYGMYMNARDMQIGRGEPVSDTGQVLSGYLDGIMIRANSHAMVEELAEAASIPVINGLTDIDHPCQALADLETIAENKGELKGLKIAYVGDGNNVAHALVVAAAHVGMHITVATPAGYECDETIIEKAQEIAAENGSIVFVTNDPVLAVQDADAIYSDVWTSMGQEEETAQRLKDFTGYQINDALVAHAKPDYMFLHCLPAHREEEIATSVIDGPNSFIFEQAENRLHAQKAVLVSVLS; encoded by the coding sequence ATGAAATTATTAGAAGAGATACAGTTAAAGCCTGTCGAAAGCTTAAAAGGTAAAGATTTGCTAACACTGCTTGATTATACAAGTGAAGAGGTTCAAGATTTAATTAAATTAGCAACACAGCTAAAAACGATTACAAAAGCGGGTAAGTGTCCACGTTTACTAGAAGGTAAAACGCTAGGGATGATTTTTGAAAAAAGCTCGACTCGTACACGTGTATCATTTGAAGTAGGCATGCAGCAGCTAGGTGGCTACGGAATGTATATGAATGCACGGGATATGCAAATTGGTCGTGGGGAGCCTGTTTCGGATACAGGACAAGTTTTGTCAGGATATTTGGACGGCATTATGATTCGTGCAAATTCACATGCTATGGTTGAAGAACTTGCTGAGGCTGCTTCGATTCCGGTAATCAATGGTTTAACAGACATTGATCATCCTTGCCAAGCATTAGCTGATCTTGAAACAATTGCTGAAAACAAAGGTGAATTAAAAGGCTTGAAAATTGCCTATGTTGGAGATGGGAATAACGTTGCCCATGCATTAGTCGTTGCAGCTGCCCATGTAGGCATGCACATAACTGTTGCAACACCGGCTGGCTATGAATGTGATGAAACGATTATCGAAAAAGCACAAGAAATTGCAGCGGAAAATGGTAGTATCGTTTTTGTTACAAATGACCCTGTTTTAGCTGTACAAGATGCGGATGCCATCTATTCAGATGTTTGGACGTCGATGGGGCAAGAAGAAGAAACGGCACAGCGCTTAAAGGACTTTACAGGTTATCAAATTAATGATGCACTTGTTGCACATGCTAAGCCAGATTATATGTTCCTACACTGTTTACCTGCACATCGCGAGGAAGAAATAGCTACCTCTGTCATTGATGGACCAAATTCGTTCATTTTTGAACAAGCTGAAAATCGTCTGCATGCACAAAAAGCGGTGTTAGTTTCAGTATTATCATAA
- a CDS encoding SRPBCC family protein, which produces MAKAIHSVEVALSNEVVWDFTKDFNSWAPLISGYLAHDVQSDTQFHWVFKADLGFTKKTIKLQVDIQALSVPSDVKFKLTGLSDSFNGNGYFKLHEVNETTTQFTGSLDLSASGMMGMMINPVLENFVPQMTEQLIEAIKAKLNGEYSIST; this is translated from the coding sequence ATGGCAAAAGCAATTCATTCAGTTGAAGTCGCATTAAGTAATGAAGTCGTTTGGGATTTTACGAAGGATTTTAACTCGTGGGCGCCATTAATTTCCGGCTATTTAGCGCATGATGTACAAAGTGATACACAATTCCATTGGGTTTTTAAAGCAGATCTTGGTTTTACGAAAAAAACAATTAAACTACAAGTTGATATACAGGCGCTCTCTGTGCCATCCGATGTGAAGTTCAAGTTGACCGGTCTATCGGATAGCTTTAATGGGAATGGCTATTTTAAGCTTCATGAGGTGAATGAAACGACAACACAATTCACAGGAAGCCTCGACCTTTCTGCTAGTGGAATGATGGGGATGATGATTAATCCCGTTTTAGAAAACTTCGTCCCACAAATGACGGAACAATTAATTGAAGCCATTAAAGCAAAGTTAAATGGAGAATATTCTATAAGCACCTAA
- a CDS encoding DUF3784 domain-containing protein: protein MVWFILAGLFIFLGFAVHKLKWYFLISGFNTMSKERKANVDTKGLGRLMGLYMYFLSFLFVVMGSLQWMDKPAMSALIMIVFAIATVILIVKAQKFNGNLFDENGNWKKGASKQLKTPITILVITLIGVAILMYFSTQQSGIVASEDALEIGGMYGDVYEWAEIEQLTLIEELPEISMRTNGSAVGSHLKGHFKFKNGEKAKLFVDKNVPPFISFVVNDKKIILNLDTEDETAAFYKEMEEKVPQ from the coding sequence TTGGTTTGGTTTATATTAGCGGGATTATTTATCTTTTTAGGATTTGCGGTGCATAAATTGAAATGGTACTTCTTAATTTCGGGCTTTAATACAATGTCAAAAGAGCGTAAGGCCAATGTCGATACAAAAGGGTTAGGACGCTTGATGGGGCTGTATATGTACTTTCTCTCCTTTTTATTTGTAGTAATGGGCTCCTTGCAATGGATGGATAAACCCGCTATGTCAGCACTAATTATGATTGTATTTGCCATTGCAACGGTTATTTTGATTGTAAAAGCTCAAAAGTTTAATGGTAATTTATTTGATGAAAACGGTAATTGGAAGAAAGGTGCGAGCAAGCAGTTAAAAACGCCGATTACGATTTTGGTCATTACTTTAATAGGAGTAGCGATTTTAATGTATTTTTCGACGCAACAATCCGGCATTGTAGCGAGTGAAGATGCACTAGAAATTGGTGGTATGTATGGAGATGTATATGAGTGGGCAGAAATAGAACAGCTTACTTTAATAGAAGAACTTCCTGAAATTTCAATGCGTACAAATGGTTCTGCTGTAGGCTCCCATTTAAAAGGACATTTTAAATTTAAGAATGGAGAGAAGGCAAAGCTTTTTGTTGATAAAAATGTACCACCATTTATTTCGTTTGTCGTGAATGATAAAAAAATCATTTTAAATTTAGATACAGAGGACGAAACTGCGGCATTTTATAAAGAGATGGAAGAAAAAGTTCCGCAGTAG
- a CDS encoding M42 family metallopeptidase: MTKLDSTLQMFKDLTDANGIPGNERAPREVMKKYITPFADEIETDNLGSLIAKKVGDENGPKIMVAGHLDEVGFMVTRIDDKGFVFFQTVGGWWGQVMLAQRVTITTRKDGEIIGVIGSKPPHILPAEVRNKPVDIKAMFVDIGATSKEEAMEWGVRPGDMITPYFEFHVMKNEKHLLAKAWDNRIGCAIAIDVLKALKDEKHPNIVYGVGNVQEEIGLRGAKTSTFKVQPDIGFSVDVGVAGDTPGVTPSESTSKIGAGPQIVVYDASMVSHTGLRELVIDTAEEAGIPYQFEAMAGGGTDAGSIHITANGVPSLAIGVATRYIHSHAGILHRDDYDNAVKLIVEVIKKLDRDTVNKITFE, encoded by the coding sequence ATGACAAAGCTTGACTCTACATTACAAATGTTTAAAGATTTAACGGATGCAAACGGGATTCCGGGGAATGAGCGTGCACCTCGCGAGGTAATGAAAAAATACATTACGCCATTTGCTGATGAAATTGAAACAGATAACTTAGGAAGCTTAATCGCCAAAAAAGTGGGCGATGAAAACGGACCGAAAATTATGGTTGCCGGTCACTTAGATGAAGTTGGTTTCATGGTAACGCGTATTGACGATAAAGGTTTCGTATTCTTTCAAACAGTTGGCGGCTGGTGGGGTCAAGTCATGCTTGCTCAACGTGTCACAATTACGACGCGTAAAGATGGGGAAATTATTGGGGTAATCGGTTCAAAACCACCTCATATTTTACCAGCAGAAGTGCGTAATAAGCCAGTTGATATAAAAGCAATGTTCGTTGATATTGGTGCCACTTCTAAAGAAGAAGCGATGGAGTGGGGCGTTCGTCCAGGCGATATGATCACACCTTATTTCGAATTCCACGTAATGAAAAATGAAAAGCATTTATTAGCGAAAGCTTGGGATAACCGAATTGGCTGTGCTATTGCAATCGATGTATTAAAAGCATTAAAAGATGAAAAACATCCAAATATTGTTTATGGTGTAGGGAATGTACAAGAAGAAATCGGCCTACGTGGTGCGAAAACTTCGACATTTAAAGTACAACCAGATATCGGTTTCTCAGTAGATGTAGGTGTAGCAGGAGACACACCAGGCGTAACACCAAGTGAGTCGACATCAAAAATCGGTGCAGGTCCACAAATTGTTGTGTATGATGCATCAATGGTGTCACACACAGGCTTACGTGAATTGGTTATTGATACAGCAGAGGAAGCAGGCATTCCATATCAATTCGAAGCAATGGCTGGCGGCGGTACGGATGCAGGCTCAATCCACATCACAGCAAACGGCGTTCCATCACTTGCAATCGGTGTTGCGACACGTTATATCCATTCACATGCCGGTATTTTGCACCGTGATGACTACGACAATGCAGTTAAATTAATCGTAGAAGTAATCAAGAAATTAGACCGTGACACAGTAAATAAAATTACGTTCGAATAA
- a CDS encoding dUTP diphosphatase, whose translation MEFKQLFEMQRELDLFIEETQNVQKDVFEEKGLALLVELSELANETRCFKFWSTKGPSEREVILEEFVDSIHFMLSLGNMRGFILTEWPNLPQKQALTPLFIEMTQVVLTFVKEQTEASYKALWNSYSILAYNLGFTVEDIIKAYKEKNEKNYERQRSGY comes from the coding sequence ATGGAATTTAAACAATTATTTGAAATGCAGCGTGAACTTGATCTATTTATTGAGGAAACGCAAAATGTACAAAAGGATGTATTTGAAGAAAAGGGCTTGGCTCTATTAGTTGAATTATCGGAACTAGCAAATGAAACGCGCTGTTTTAAGTTTTGGTCGACAAAAGGCCCTTCAGAACGCGAAGTTATTTTAGAGGAATTTGTTGATTCCATTCATTTCATGCTGTCGCTAGGAAATATGAGAGGGTTTATTTTAACGGAGTGGCCAAACCTGCCGCAAAAACAAGCGCTAACGCCATTATTTATCGAAATGACACAAGTTGTTTTGACATTTGTGAAGGAGCAGACAGAGGCGAGTTATAAAGCGCTTTGGAATAGCTATAGTATACTGGCATACAATTTAGGGTTTACCGTGGAAGATATTATAAAAGCATATAAAGAAAAAAACGAAAAAAATTATGAGCGCCAACGTTCAGGTTACTGA
- a CDS encoding sigma-w pathway protein ysdB, whose product MALLLRIAIIILIIYIFYKGVRYLTDPKRKFDEAYENGHYYFYDDVKNIRKNFFISYKDALFEGEKYLGTTENAFEVVSIFVFVHDPMKLQGFTKEDFHYLEKEILMNYPNAKINWKNPIEMLMKD is encoded by the coding sequence ATGGCTCTACTATTGCGCATCGCCATCATTATTCTCATCATTTACATATTTTATAAAGGGGTGCGTTATTTAACAGACCCAAAGCGTAAATTTGATGAGGCGTACGAAAATGGGCACTATTATTTTTATGACGATGTTAAAAATATCCGTAAAAACTTTTTCATTTCGTATAAAGATGCGTTATTTGAAGGTGAAAAATATTTAGGTACTACTGAAAATGCTTTTGAAGTTGTTAGTATTTTCGTATTTGTTCATGATCCGATGAAGTTGCAAGGTTTTACAAAAGAGGACTTTCACTATTTAGAAAAGGAAATATTAATGAATTATCCAAATGCGAAAATTAATTGGAAAAATCCCATTGAAATGTTAATGAAGGATTAA
- a CDS encoding DUF1294 domain-containing protein produces MDLAVLAYVSIVSLILCIYMYSDKERAKNKEWRISEKTLFTLAFFGGAIGGVIGMYLFRHKTKHNTFAFGFPLLAAVQFFLLVQLF; encoded by the coding sequence ATGGATTTAGCCGTACTTGCATACGTATCGATTGTTTCGCTTATTTTATGTATTTATATGTATAGTGATAAAGAACGTGCCAAAAATAAAGAATGGCGTATATCTGAAAAAACATTATTTACGTTAGCGTTTTTCGGGGGAGCGATTGGTGGGGTGATCGGCATGTATTTATTCCGACACAAAACAAAACATAATACCTTCGCATTTGGTTTTCCGTTACTCGCTGCCGTACAATTTTTCTTACTTGTCCAGCTGTTTTAG
- the rplT gene encoding 50S ribosomal protein L20 → MPRVKGGTVTRARRKRVLKLAKGYYGSKHTLYKVANQAVMKSGSYAYRDRRQKKRDFRKLWITRINAAARMNGLSYSRLMHGLKLAGIEVNRKMLADLAVNDAAAFAQLAEAAKSAQAK, encoded by the coding sequence ATGCCACGCGTAAAAGGCGGAACAGTAACACGCGCTCGTCGCAAAAGAGTATTAAAATTAGCTAAAGGTTACTATGGTTCAAAACATACATTATATAAAGTAGCTAACCAAGCAGTAATGAAGTCAGGTTCATATGCATACCGTGACCGTCGTCAAAAGAAACGTGATTTCCGTAAATTATGGATCACTCGTATCAACGCGGCTGCTCGCATGAATGGTTTATCTTACAGCCGTTTAATGCACGGTTTAAAATTAGCTGGTATCGAAGTTAACCGTAAAATGTTAGCTGACCTAGCTGTAAACGATGCTGCAGCATTCGCTCAATTAGCTGAAGCTGCTAAAAGCGCTCAAGCTAAATAA
- the rpmI gene encoding 50S ribosomal protein L35, which produces MPKMKTHRGAAKRFKKTGTGKLKFDRAYGSHLFANKSTKAKRHLRKAKVASSGDFKRIRTLLTYMK; this is translated from the coding sequence ATGCCAAAAATGAAAACTCACCGTGGAGCTGCGAAGCGTTTCAAAAAAACAGGTACTGGTAAATTAAAATTTGACCGCGCTTACGGAAGCCACTTATTCGCTAACAAATCAACTAAAGCAAAACGTCACTTACGTAAAGCTAAAGTTGCATCATCTGGCGATTTCAAACGTATCCGTACATTATTAACTTACATGAAATAA
- the infC gene encoding translation initiation factor IF-3 codes for MYVNEGIRARELRLIDHNGDQLGVKTRIEALELATRANLDLVLVAPQAKPPVARIMDYGKFKFDQQKKDREIRKNQKVISMKEVRLSPTIDEHDFQTKLRAGIKFLEKGDKVKASIRFKGRAITHKEIGQRVLDRFAEACAEMSTVEQKPKMEGRSMFLVLQPKAEN; via the coding sequence ATGTATGTAAACGAAGGCATTCGCGCACGTGAACTTCGATTAATCGATCACAATGGGGATCAACTAGGCGTTAAAACACGTATTGAAGCGTTAGAACTTGCTACTCGTGCTAACTTGGATCTTGTCCTTGTGGCCCCTCAAGCCAAGCCACCAGTCGCTCGTATCATGGACTATGGTAAGTTTAAGTTTGATCAGCAAAAGAAAGACCGTGAAATTCGTAAAAATCAAAAAGTTATCAGTATGAAAGAGGTTCGTTTGAGCCCTACAATTGATGAGCATGATTTCCAAACGAAATTACGTGCTGGAATTAAGTTCCTTGAAAAAGGTGACAAAGTGAAGGCATCTATACGTTTCAAAGGTCGAGCAATCACACACAAAGAAATTGGTCAGCGTGTGTTAGATCGCTTTGCTGAAGCTTGTGCCGAAATGTCTACGGTTGAACAAAAACCGAAGATGGAAGGCCGAAGCATGTTCTTAGTTCTTCAACCGAAGGCAGAGAATTAA